A window from Sinanaerobacter sp. ZZT-01 encodes these proteins:
- the ord gene encoding 2,4-diaminopentanoate dehydrogenase, protein MQNVKVIIWGLGAMGGGMADMLLKKKGVDIVGAVGRGAKIGKSMYDFIKTEKGDRQDVLIGAAEDVIKPGAADIVLLCTDSFTRNAFDKLKFIMEQKINVITSAEEMAYPKAQEPELAKQLDEIAKANGVSCLGTGINPGLIMDLLVLIMTGCMEEVEHIVSRRVNSLSPFGPAVMEEQGIGVTVEEFNKGELAGHVGFAESMGMIADGIGWEIDKFEQSMDPIVTDVDRKSPYGFAKAGNVAGVAMKAFGYRNGELMIEMDHPQQIEPEQVGVQTGDYVIIKGTPNINMVNSPEVEGGIGTIAMCVNMIPHVINARAGLHTMLTLPVPRAIMGDMRDQVCEEAKIVK, encoded by the coding sequence ATGCAAAATGTAAAAGTAATCATTTGGGGACTTGGTGCTATGGGCGGCGGTATGGCTGACATGCTGCTTAAGAAAAAGGGCGTTGATATTGTAGGCGCTGTAGGTCGTGGTGCTAAAATCGGAAAGAGCATGTATGATTTCATTAAAACTGAAAAAGGCGACAGACAAGACGTGCTAATTGGCGCAGCTGAAGATGTAATTAAACCAGGCGCTGCTGACATCGTTCTACTTTGCACAGATTCTTTCACAAGAAATGCATTTGATAAATTAAAGTTCATAATGGAACAAAAAATCAATGTAATCACTTCCGCTGAAGAAATGGCTTATCCAAAAGCGCAAGAACCAGAGCTTGCTAAGCAGCTAGATGAAATTGCTAAGGCAAATGGAGTATCTTGCTTAGGAACTGGCATCAACCCAGGTCTTATCATGGATTTACTTGTATTAATTATGACTGGCTGCATGGAAGAGGTAGAACATATTGTATCTAGACGTGTAAACTCATTATCTCCATTTGGACCTGCCGTTATGGAAGAGCAGGGTATTGGTGTTACTGTTGAAGAATTTAATAAGGGCGAATTAGCTGGACACGTTGGTTTTGCTGAATCCATGGGTATGATTGCTGACGGTATCGGTTGGGAAATCGATAAGTTCGAGCAATCAATGGATCCAATCGTAACAGATGTTGACAGAAAATCACCTTATGGATTTGCAAAAGCTGGAAATGTTGCAGGTGTTGCAATGAAGGCATTTGGATATAGAAACGGCGAATTAATGATTGAAATGGACCATCCTCAGCAGATCGAACCAGAGCAGGTTGGAGTACAGACTGGCGATTATGTAATCATTAAAGGAACTCCAAACATCAATATGGTTAACAGTCCAGAAGTTGAAGGCGGAATCGGAACAATCGCTATGTGCGTTAACATGATTCCTCACGTTATCAATGCAAGAGCAGGACTTCACACAATGTTAACCCTTCCAGTTCCAAGAGCAATCATGGGCGACATGAGAGATCAGGTCTGCGAAGAAGCTAAAATTGTAAAATAG